The window TAACTCAGAGCAAAATCTAACAAACGCCTCTGTGAAGTTAACTCCCTCATCATATGCGTAACGAAGTAAATTCATTATCTCGCTCTTAAACTCGCTATCTTGAAGTTCGGATTCAATTTTGTTGAGAACATCTTTTATTTTTTTGTCAAATTTCAACGCACCAACAGGTCCGTAATTTTCCTTAGGGATATGCTCCGGGATAAATTCAATTTTAACAAGTTCATTGTTTGAGTTAAAAATCTTTGCGTTGTTTGCTTCAAAGAAATCATGGTCCTCGCCTTCAAGATAAAAAACGGGAACGAAGTTATATTCGGGGAATTTTTCAGCAAGGGCAGAAGACAATTTTATCGCAGAAATTATCTTATAAATCGTATAAACGGGACCTGTGAAAAGCCCAACCTGTTGCCCCGTGACAACAGCTAAGGTGTTTTCCTTCTCAAAAAGATCAATGTTCTCACCGGCATAACGATTCCCAAGCGAAAGATTTTGCCTCCTTAAAATTTCGGCAACTTTATTGCGGTTTTTATATCCAGCAAGGACATTTTGAATCAACCCTATATTAAAATCATTGAAATCGTGCGCATAATATCTTGCGACATTTTTAAAGTTATATATGTAATCAAGGAAAAGTTGCGTTGTTCCACCATAGTTTGGGAAAAGAAATTTAAAATTTAAAGTTCGCATAGAAATCCATTTTAGTTATAACTCTTCAACTATTATTTCCGGTTTGACAAGTTCCTTTGGGATAAGCGTTGGCCAATATGCTATAACTTCGCTTGGATGTGGGCGACCTCCACCAAATCCTGTCACCCCAGGCGGACCAGTTAAAATAAGCGCTGGGATTTCCCTACCAAATCTATCAACCGCTTCGTAATTTTTACCTCGGACAGCAATTCTTAAAACAACTTCGTTCGGCTCAGGGACCGGATGCGCAAGCGCTCCGTGACAAGAGTTATAACCAAGGAATTCCGTATGGATTTCATCAAATTCAAGCCCGAGGTCTTTAAGTCTGGTTCGTATTATTTCATCTGCCTTTTTCGCCTTTTCAAGCGCATCTGGCCAAGAATATGTCAATGTTCCAACAGCCATATAACCCTCAAAATAAGACATTGAAACCTTGTAAAATTTCGTTGGCGGTCTTCCTTTAACCCCATAAACTTTAACTCTGTCTTTCCCAACTTGTTCAAGCTTAATTGTCGTGAAATCTGCTATTACCTCGGGTGTTATATAATTTGTTGGGTCTCCTATTTCATAAACGAGCTGTTCTGTAACGCTTTGAACTGTGACGAGACCACCTGTGCCTTCGTGCTTTGTAATTATGATTTCACCGTTTGGATACGCTTCTGCTATTGGAAATCCAATGTGAGCCATATCCGGAACTGAGCGCCAATCGTAAGAAAAATTTCCCCCCGTTGCTTGAGCTCCACATTCAAGTATATGCCCCGCAACTATTCCTGCTGCAAGCTTATCATAATCGGTTTCATTCCATCCGAACTCATATATCATTGGAGCAAGTGTAATCCCCGTGTCAGTAACCCTGCCCGTGATGACAATTTGAGCGCCTTGTTTTAATGCCTCGGCGACTGGAAAAGCGCCAAAATATACATTCGCACTCGTTATTCTATCACGAATTTTATCAATCGGTTCGCCTGTGTCCATATTTTTAAAATCAACACCAAGTTTCACAAACTCATCAATTTTATCAAGTATATCATCGCCAAGGACAACGCCGATTTTCAAACCTTTTATACCAAGCTTCTGGGCAACCTTAAAGATTGCGTCTCGGCAAGCAATGGGGTTAACACCACCGCCATTTGTAACAACTTTTATGTTTTTCTCAACTATAATTGGAAGTATCCTCTCCATAAGTGTTACAAGGTCTTTCGCATAGCCAAGGTTCGGATCTCTTTTCTTTTGCTTTTGAAGGATTGACATCGTCACCTCAGCAAGATAATCCATAACAAGATAATCAATTGGACCTTTTGTCACTTGATGTATCGGTGCCTCAAGCCAATCACCCCAAAACCCTTGACCTGATGCGATGCGAGTTTTCTCCTTCATCTTTTCCGTTCATTTAGTTTAAAGAAAAGACCTCAAAAATTTTGTTCCTGTAAATTATGATAACGCAAGAAACAAACCAAAGGAGTATGTTTATCAACATCGGCGCATCCGACAAAATTATATCAGTCGGATTTTCACCGATATTTTTCCTGTAAATTAAATACATATACCTGAAAATCCCATAAAGCACAAAAACAGTTGTGTAGATTAGCGCCTCGGTTTTGAAAAGTGAAACTGTCCTTTCAGAAATTGTGTAAAGTGCGTAAGATATAACCGCACCGCTTGCGGTGATCGTGACCATTTGATCGGCAAACCTTAATGTGTACTCATCAAGGACTTTCCTCTGCTCGGAAATTTGTGATTCCCTGTTCTGGAAAGAGAAAAATAATTCCATCCTTCTTTTTGAAATCGCAAGGAAAAGAGAAAGGAAAAGGGTTGTGATGAAGAGCCATTTGGATACAATGACATTAATTGAATATGCTCCA is drawn from Candidatus Thermokryptus mobilis and contains these coding sequences:
- a CDS encoding acyclic terpene utilization AtuA family protein; this translates as MKEKTRIASGQGFWGDWLEAPIHQVTKGPIDYLVMDYLAEVTMSILQKQKKRDPNLGYAKDLVTLMERILPIIVEKNIKVVTNGGGVNPIACRDAIFKVAQKLGIKGLKIGVVLGDDILDKIDEFVKLGVDFKNMDTGEPIDKIRDRITSANVYFGAFPVAEALKQGAQIVITGRVTDTGITLAPMIYEFGWNETDYDKLAAGIVAGHILECGAQATGGNFSYDWRSVPDMAHIGFPIAEAYPNGEIIITKHEGTGGLVTVQSVTEQLVYEIGDPTNYITPEVIADFTTIKLEQVGKDRVKVYGVKGRPPTKFYKVSMSYFEGYMAVGTLTYSWPDALEKAKKADEIIRTRLKDLGLEFDEIHTEFLGYNSCHGALAHPVPEPNEVVLRIAVRGKNYEAVDRFGREIPALILTGPPGVTGFGGGRPHPSEVIAYWPTLIPKELVKPEIIVEEL
- a CDS encoding decaprenyl-phosphate phosphoribosyltransferase gives rise to the protein MKDYIKLIRLKHWVKNLFVFAPLIFSQFVTDIEKIKIEFLTFLAFSFVASATYIINDILDAESDRKHPIKRNRPIASGRIKPGRALFVAFCFLLASIPIMSELPLRASALIVFYFLLMLAYSFSLKGVVLLDVFIIAFGFMLRVIVGAYSINVIVSKWLFITTLFLSLFLAISKRRMELFFSFQNRESQISEQRKVLDEYTLRFADQMVTITASGAVISYALYTISERTVSLFKTEALIYTTVFVLYGIFRYMYLIYRKNIGENPTDIILSDAPMLINILLWFVSCVIIIYRNKIFEVFSLN